Proteins encoded by one window of Candidatus Nitrosocosmicus hydrocola:
- a CDS encoding NmrA family NAD(P)-binding protein codes for MTTILVTGATGRVGWHLVKILSLYDKEFYLSHRMMDSSNPSLRQKIKAFKDQGLINLIELDYGNPESITHHKLEGIDKIFLVSPYFNVLETTKKFMVEAQKTKSVQHIVKLSAMGIDLSPTTYGGLIHKQAEEIIKESGFHYTFLRPNFFMQNFIKQQYHYSTNGKTFCLPLNNARASFVDIRDVSEVAATILHEKSNKHYNMAYDVTGGERFNCSEIAEILQTILGQSIMYTNVSEQRARTNLLTTGLQIECVNYLIDFYRIIREGRMRRISNVVQTILGRKPISFEAFARDHLELLKNRVELKSIDNNN; via the coding sequence TTGACTACCATATTGGTTACGGGTGCAACGGGAAGAGTAGGATGGCATCTTGTAAAAATATTATCTTTGTATGACAAAGAATTTTACCTATCTCATAGAATGATGGATTCTTCTAATCCTTCACTAAGACAAAAAATAAAAGCTTTCAAAGACCAAGGTTTGATCAATCTTATTGAATTAGATTATGGGAATCCAGAATCCATCACTCACCATAAACTTGAAGGGATCGACAAGATTTTTTTGGTATCGCCCTATTTCAATGTATTAGAAACAACTAAGAAATTTATGGTCGAAGCTCAAAAGACAAAGTCAGTACAACATATTGTTAAATTGTCTGCAATGGGAATAGATTTAAGCCCCACAACCTATGGAGGATTGATACATAAACAGGCTGAAGAGATAATCAAAGAATCTGGTTTTCACTATACGTTTTTGAGACCTAATTTCTTTATGCAGAATTTTATAAAACAACAATATCACTATTCAACAAATGGAAAAACATTTTGTCTTCCTTTGAATAATGCTAGAGCTAGTTTTGTGGATATTAGAGATGTATCGGAGGTGGCTGCCACAATTCTTCATGAGAAATCCAACAAACACTACAATATGGCTTATGACGTAACAGGAGGAGAACGATTTAATTGTAGTGAGATAGCTGAAATTCTTCAAACAATCCTAGGCCAATCCATTATGTATACTAACGTTTCAGAGCAAAGAGCAAGAACAAATCTACTAACTACAGGACTACAAATAGAATGTGTAAACTATTTGATTGATTTTTACAGAATTATAAGAGAAGGACGTATGAGAAGAATCTCAAATGTAGTCCAGACAATATTAGGGCGAAAGCCGATATCGTTTGAGGCATTCGCGCGAGATCACCTAGAATTACTTAAGAATAGAGTCGAACTGAAATCAATAGATAATAATAATTAA